GTACGTATTCACGGCTTTATCAGATTACTACATGATTTAGAgtgttacaataaaaattataccatgtacattataaatgtacaaataacACTGTTTCAAatacacaattaaattttatacatgtacAATTTATTTGGCAGAGAGAAgcttatttatgtatataacattatatataaaaggaatattaaactaatatattATGACTCTCATTTCTTACATAACATTCTGAAAACAAtatgttttacaatttaaatgcaaaattattgcGGAAGTATTTAGTTTCATttgttgatatttatttaactaattGCTTGCAAAATAAAAGCGCTTTAACATATTCGTATGTTAAAACTATATATCATCTACAATTTTTTGCCTTTCCTCTTGTTAACATTCCACGACATATGGACAAATGGGCTTATGGGCCTATGGATAGCTAGGGAGAGCCACGAGAATGTTTTCTATGACAGTCTTTGACTTTGGCATTATTAAAATGAAGCAACAAATCCTTTTCGATTTACTTTCTCCTTACTGTCTTCGCAATATATCCCACTCCATTTcacatacatatttcatacaaaCGTAAGATATAACAAGCGCATACGACTCTTATCAATGTATCTTACATAAacagtaaaacaaaaatagattaaaatttaaaaatcccattatataagtattagagttcaaaacaattttctctAGTTTTTCATATCATAACacatttgaatttataaatctgTAGATATAATTTGCATTCGATTTTGTCCCAaagctttaataaatatcttctgAAGTCACTATTGGGACATTTGAATCTATATCAACGACAGAGCTAAAGTAAAACGAGGCGCGTACTTATTCGAGCTACgtgattatttaaatgattatttatcaCCTATAATCATTCATACAAAACCAAAAATTCGATTGCTCACCCAATTAAATCCTAACGATCAAACAATACTAGCTGGGGTACTGCTAACACCAATTGGCTGAGTATTTTCAACTAGTGTGGACCGCATGCTCAATGATGAAGTTTGAACATCCATTGCTGTTGTTCTCATTTCGCCAAAAGGTGCCCTAAAAAATACAGACATCACATTAATGTTTTCAGAAATGCTTGTCTTTTACTATCAAAACATAATGTTtagatgtaaatttatatttattatttttagctaATTGCTATACAAAGAGCGTTTCCCATTTATGACTTAGAGACAGTTATGTTAGATTCGCTATGTCTTACATAATTTGTAATGTTAATACGCGCTTGCTATCAAAAAGGATAACggtacttttaattaaatggtCATAATGCAACAAAATCATTTGccaaattttagatttttttctcttgccaAAATGTTGAATACATGTAGTATATTATGCAAGCTAAAATTAATTGTCATACATGTATTCGACACACCGTTCACATAAAacgagataattttaatatttttaatgattatatccaatatattatgtattacaattaatttcttttcaaataactGCATATAAGTGcagaaaaatgcaattttttatttaacaactacttattactaattaatctaataagacaattttatatattggtataataatctgaaattaattgggaaacataattaaaattatgaggAAATACAGTAcaagcacataatattttaaacaatgcTCACATGATAGTTGAAAAGCAACCAACATATGTCGATTAAATAGACAAACATTACCTTGATTTGATACCAAAGTACCTTTAAATAacgtgatttaaaaatattttaaatctaagtttttttaaaaataatatcttataatatatgatCAAACAATCTAGCTgtgtcaataaaaaatgtaatcttgtgttaattattgaagaataaaaattgtgtctATTCATAACATCAATTTAACATCAAGGGACATCAATtcataatcattaaaaatatattttagcatcaaatcaagataaatatataattaaaaaatagcaacAAAAGATGTATTAATTAGacaaataaacatttacaGCAAAGCATTGTACTTAGATGATGTAGTAGCATTAaacattgtatattattgcCTGGTTAGTGAAGTGGTGTAATGAATGTTTGACGATTTATGTAGGCCTCCAGACGTCAGGATCCTCCATGAGAGTAGTATGGTGATCTGTAGTAGGAGGCACTGTACCCTGTGGGGAACCCACGCCCGATGTCATTCCTGCTGAGTCGGGCCTAGATCCTctgttattatgttattatgattatataaattagtaaaacCATTTTGATCTATCTTCtcataataaaagtaatttgtcGTAAGGTtatcttgtaaaaatattttctcacaAATCAAACCACAagattagattaaaaatacaaacgCACTATCACATAAAAATTGCTCTTCCACCtctaagcaaaaaaaaaaaattaaaaagtaaaggaAAAAAGCACatgttatgtaattttatattaattaaaagcacAATGTTATCTAGATGTGAGACTATCACAAATCTtctgttaattaaaaagaaaaataaataaatgaataaataggTAATTGGTTCataatcttctttaaaaaatatctcaataaaaataaagtactgTAAACTTTTCATCTACAAATTTACAATCGGATTGgtgatacaattttattacatgtattttaaattctttatcaatcttatgcaaaaaatacgtgtaattattaaaaatagaccAATTACCAAAATAGTTggaaaaattaggaaaaattacaatcaataattgcaaaatgtttttcctaatttttccatatatatgcacacatacatatgtacatgtgtattttttaaatttatttatatctttttctatcAAACTGAATTGACTTTGTTGACTAAAGCtcacttataataattataataaaatattgataatatgagttatttttttcagaaatcaaataaatttgcttaaaatttaatatttataaaaattaaatctaaacaaTTGTCGCCAAATCATTATCTATCAGTAGTGTaacatcataaaaaaatttgtgtttaaagaaacaaaaatgaggaaatataaatataggtaaacataaaatttatgcaaaaatcaaataaacctagagtttttttaatttcctacttttaaataaatgttcaaaTATTAATCCAAAAATTCTACAACTTTATTCGTAGTTTATtcttgttatatattaaataaaaaaatatttgtacaataagcaatttaaaaaggTGATAAGTTTTTtgcttcttcaaaatttaattttttaaacttatttgatttttgcaagaaatccttcaattatattgtaattatataaatataatgtaagtttgtaaatttatgtatttttaataaacagatatttattatcactAAAGTTCTTGTTTCGTTATTTCATAAAtctcgttaaatttttaagagagtTGTACTTACTTTTTGCCCAGGGACATCAATCCATATATTATACCCGttgtaaatattaaaccaCTGCCAAATATACTACTCATTCCTGGACACAAGAAGACTGCTGGCAATGCTATTCTACATCAAtaaacacaatatataatttaatttattataataggtacacatgcataaaaatatacgagtTCTCCGTGatctacaatttataaattggggaggaaataaaataaaacttacaaaCAATAAACAGCAGCTCTATTCCAATATGGCTTCTTCTCCACCCAGTCACTCAAATTCTGTACAAAATCGATAAACAAACAGCAGCAAGGTGCTTCAATCATTACAACCAGAAAACCAGCTATCATCTGCCACATACCGCTAATTAAGCAATCAATTTGTCCGAAAAGAATCGATGCACAATTCCACGCTCCAAGAAAAATTGCAACTGTAAATAAATGGAGCAATTTCTATAATTagattttctttcaaaagACTTATAGCTGTAATTAACTTcgatacatttaaaattataaaattgtaaataaattacacacatacacacacatatacatacatacacacacacacacacacaaattgattcaaaaaattattattaagaagtGTGTATAtagtcaaaataaaatattttttaatataggaaCTGCGCAATGACAATGTAACAACAATGTAACCTGTCATTAAGAGTAGGCCTATTAGATAGATACAGAATAGGCCTACTAGACTTATGGActgaaataacaaatatatatatatatatatatataatagtactaaacaaagataaataatcatatttctatttttctattttgcacaaagtatacaaaaattactttagtaatatattattagaaattccTAGCCATTCAAAGGCCAATATGGGTCATATTCAGGAATACTTTGGAGAatagaaattttgaagaaacttcctttattatttttatacaaaagttattACACTTTGATTTCTCTAAGTTTCTTTGGCAATGACAAATTAATTCCAGACTAGATTTTGTAGCAAAAACTCATGAACTACATGCTCCTTTTCTctcaaaatttaatgtatccGAAGATTGTAGTTCCCAGAAACAAATCTTTTGCACAAATCATAAGATTCTTAATACTTGTTAACGTAAAGTTACTGCAATTGGAAGGTCAAGTTATTAGTGGTCTTTTGTGAATTgtccaaatatatatttgaatcaGACAGTAAAAGTAGAAAGTACAACTATATGTGAATAATATTTGGCAATTCTTCATGCATagtgaattaaataaagacaCTATCTATTTTTTACTACATTTGTGTTCtacaacattattttaattcttgtataataaattcatcAACAAATGCTTGCCAAAAGTATTCTACATGCATCCTAGTAGGATGCATGTAGGAATGCTTGTGGCAGGTATTTGTTGATCTAGAAAACACATTTACTCGTTTATTGTTGATTGTGACTTGCTAGTATTAGGAAAAATATGGAGAGTAAGTGTAGCAGATATGGTTGGAGAAAGGTTGGAAAAGCTATAATTACTCTCCCTAAGTTTTTCAATGCTAGCAAGTCGTAATCAACAATAgaagattaaatattactcTAGATGCCTGCCAAAAACATTCCTACATGCATCCTACTAGGATGCATGTGGAATGCTCTTGGCAGACATTTGTTGATAAATTCATCgtgcaagaattaaaataattttgtagaacaC
This DNA window, taken from Monomorium pharaonis isolate MP-MQ-018 chromosome 6, ASM1337386v2, whole genome shotgun sequence, encodes the following:
- the LOC105839387 gene encoding calcium channel flower isoform X1 — its product is MSFGEKIASIMQRPGQDPVAKDDVPWWMKYAGRGLGTVGSIIAIFLGAWNCASILFGQIDCLISGMWQMIAGFLVVMIEAPCCCLFIDFVQNLSDWVEKKPYWNRAAVYCLIALPAVFLCPGMSSIFGSGLIFTTGIIYGLMSLGKKAPFGEMRTTAMDVQTSSLSMRSTLVENTQPIGVSSTPASIV
- the LOC105839387 gene encoding calcium channel flower isoform X2 — encoded protein: MSFGEKIASIMQRPGQDPVAKDDVPWWMKYAGRGLGTVGSIIAIFLGAWNCASILFGQIDCLISGMWQMIAGFLVVMIEAPCCCLFIDFVQNLSDWVEKKPYWNRAAVYCLIALPAVFLCPGMSSIFGSGLIFTTGIIYGLMSLGKKGSRPDSAGMTSGVGSPQGTVPPTTDHHTTLMEDPDVWRPT